DNA sequence from the Nesterenkonia lutea genome:
GACCTTGACCTCAGTGCCGCCGAACTTGGAGTAGATGACGACGTCGCCCTCGGAGACGTCGACGGGGATGCGCTTGCCCTTTTCGTCGAAGCGACCTGGGCCCACGGCGACGACCTTGCCCTCCTGGGGCTTTTCCTTCGCGGTGTCGGGGATGACCAGACCGGAAGCGGTGGTCTGCTCTGCTTCCAGGGGGCGGACAACGATGCGATCCTCGAGAGGCTTGATGGAGACTGACACGTCAGTACTCTCCTTTGCGTGGTGTGGATACGGATTATCAGCACAGGCCCGTGCTGAGCCTCCCGGTGCGTCCGGGGTGCTCGACGAGCCGAAATCTGTCGCACGCCTTGGGAGTGGCCAACCGTCGTCGCGGTGCCGGATGGTGCCCCGTCAGGCTGATATCCGCAGGTTGACGACCTGCGGACAAGCTGGCACCCGAGGGTCTCGAGTGCTAACTGAAACTTTAGGACGGCCTTAGCACTCGGTCAAGCAGAGTGCTAAGGCTTTGGCTCCGGGCGGACGGGGACGGCACGTAGACTTGTCGCTGAGCCACCCCTTTTTGACCCGCGAGAGGCACCACCGTGACTGAAACTCATCAGCAGACGAGCGCGGCCGGCACCCCGGAGCATGATCCCTTCGGCTTCGTCGGACTGACCTACGACGACGTGCTGCTGCTCCCCGGCGCGACCGACGTCATCCCTTCAGAGGCCGACACCGCTACCCGGTTCTCACGCAACATCACGTTGCAGTCTCCGGTGGCATCCGCCGCGATGGACACCGTCACCGAGGCGCCGATGGCGATCGCCATGGCCCGCCAGGGCGGCATCGGCATCCTGCACCGCAACCTCTCCATCGAGGACCAGGCCAGGCAGGTGGACAAGGTCAAGCGCTCCGAGTCAGGCATGATCAGTGATCCCGTGACGATCACCCCGGACGCGACCATCGCCGATCTCGACGAGCTCTGCGCGCACTACCGCGTCTCCGGGCTTCCTGTGGTCGACGCAGAGTCGAAGCTGCTGGGCATCATCACCAATCGTGACACCCGGTTCATCCCGCGCGATCAGTACCTGACCACCAAGGTCTACGAGAAGATGACCCCGCAGCCGCTGATCACCGCCCACGTCGGCATCCCCAACGAAGAGGTGCTGCGGATCTTCTCCGAGCACCGCGTGGAGAAGCTCCCGCTGGTCGATGACGACGGCGTGCTCCAGGGCCTGATCACGATCAAGGACTTCGACAAGGCCGACCGCTATCCTCAGGCCACGAAGGACGAGGAGGGCCGCCTGCGCGTCGGCGCGGCCGTCGGCTTCTTCGGTGAAGGATTCGAACGAGCCATGACCCTGGTCGAGGCCGGTGTCGATGTCCTGGTGGTGGACACCGCCAACGGTCACACCCGCGGTGTGCTGGACATGATCGCCCGGCTCAAGGCTGAGCCGCGCGCCGCCGGGGTGGATGTGGTCGGTGGACAGGCGGCGACGCGAGAGGCCGCCCAGGCGCTGATCGATGCCGGTGCCGATGCGATCAAGGTCGGCGTGGGCCCAGGCTCGATCTGTACCACCCGCATCGTCGCCGGTGTGGGCGTCCCGCAGGTCACGGCGATCTACGAGTCCGCCAAGGCAGCCATCCCGGCCGGCGTCCCGCTCATCGCCGACGGCGGACTGCAGCATTCCGGAGACATCGGCAAGGCCCTGGTCGCCGGGGCCGACTCGGTCATGCTGGGCTCCCTGCTGGCCGGTTCCGCAGAGTCCCCCGGGGACCTGGTCTTCTACAACGGCAAGCAGTTCAAGGCCTACCGAGGCATGGGCTCCATGGGAGCCATGCAGACCCGCGGGAAGAACACCTCCTTCTCCAAGGACCGCTACTTCCAAGCAGACGTCCCCAGCGATGAGAAGCTCATCCCTGAGGGCATCGAGGGACAGGTGCCCTATCGAGGCCCGCTCGAGGTGGTGTTCCACCAGCTCACCGGCGGTCTGCGCCAGACCATGTTCTATGTGGGCGCCCATACCGTCGAGGAGCTCAAGTACAAGGGCAGATTCGTCCGCGTCACCTCGGCGGGCCTGAAGGAATCGCACCCGCATGACATCATGATGACGGTGGAAGCGCCGAACTACCGGCGCTAGTAAAGGAGCTGTTTTGAGCAACGAGATCCCTATTGGCCTGGCAAAGAACGGACGCCGGGCCTGGGCGCTCGACGATGTCGCCATCGTCCCGAACCGACGTACTCGCAGCCCGCAGGATGTGAGCCTGGACTGGCGCATCGACGCGTACTCCTTCACCATGCCGGTGATCGGAGCCCCGATGGACTCTGTGATGTCCCCGGCCACCGCCATCGAGCTGGGCAGGCAGGGCGGATTGGGCGTGCTGAACCTCGAGGGTCTGTGGACCCGCTACGAGGATCCTGAGCCGGTGCTCGCCGAGATCGCAGCGCTGGGCGCCGATGAGGTCTCCGCGGAGAACACCCGACGTCTGCAGCAGCTCTACTCCGAGCCGATCAGGGCCGAGCTGATCACTGCACGGCTCGCGGAGATCCGTGAGGCCGGCGTCGTCGTCTCAGGCTCGCTGACGCCCCAGCGCACGCAGGAGTTCTACCGCACGGTCATCGAGGCCGGGGTGGACATGTTCGTCATCCGGGGCACCACAGTCTCCGCGGAGCACGTGGCGCAGAACGGCGACCCGCTGAACCTCAAGGAGTTCATCTACGAACTCGATGTGCCCGTGATCGTCGGCGGTGCCGCCGGGTACACGCCCGCGCTGCACCTGATGCGCACCGGTGCCGCCGGCGTGCTGGTGGGCTTCGGAGGCGGAGCCGCCACCACCACCCGCCGAGCCATGGGGATCCGCGTGCCGATGGCCACCGCCATCAGTGACATCGCCGCCGCACGCCGGGACTACCTCGATGAATCCGGAGGCCGCTACGTCCACGTCATCGCCGACGGCGGCATGGGCTCCTCCGGAGACCTGGTCAAGGCACTGGCCATGGGGGCCGACGCCGTCATGCTCGGCACCACGCTGGCCCGCGCCGAAGAGGCGCCGGGCAGAGGCTGGCACTGGGGACTCGAAGCGGTCCACCCGGACTTCCCGCGCGGACACCGCACCCGGGTCGGGACCGTGGCGCCGCTGCAAGAGGTGCTGTGGGGCCCCGCCCACCACACGGACGGCTCCTCGAACCTGATGGGCGGCCTGCGCCACGCGATGGCCTCCACCGGCTACGTGGACCTGAAATCCTTCCAGCGCGTGGACGCCATCGTCTCCCCGATGGGCCAGCAGACCCGCTGACCGCCCTCACAGACTGGGTAGTATGCGGTGCATGACGCATGACTTGGCCCCGGCGGCCCGCAGAATAGTGGGCCTCGACGCGCTGGTGTGCCTCGCCGCTGTCGGGCTGGGTGTTGCTGGCGGGCTCGTGCTGACAGCTTTAGGTGAGACGCTCATCGCTGGGTCGATCAGCGGTGAATCGTTGAGTTTCTACCCCGTGCTCTTCATCATGATCATGTTTCCCGCGTTCGTGAGTGCAGGTGTTGCCGTCGTCGCGATACAGGTCCTTCGACGAGTCTCTGGGACGAAGAAGACCGCGCGGTGGGAAGCCCTTCTGGGGGCTGCTGTGGTCGCGCTGGGCATCTCGCTCGGGATCTACTCGTGGGGCGGTATGGGAAGCATCCTCGCTATGGCGCTGACGGGCTTGCCCGCCGCATTCCTGACCTGGCTGGGCCTGCGCAGAACCGGCGCGATCGCCGCTCGCAGGGCCGTACCGGGTCTCTCTTAGAGCTGCGGGGTGTCGCAGGACCTCAGCCCTGCGACACCCCACAGCTCTGCGTCTTCCTGCCAGCAGGATCAAGCAGCTCAGCAGCTGCCTGTCTCCTCCCAGGGACCGTAGGGGTCTCCGGGCTCCTGATTCCGGGTGTGCCACTTCGCCGAGTAGCTGACGCCCTCGTGCACGATGGTCTCGCCGCCGTCGAACTGTGAGCTCGGTGCCCACTGCGGCAGGGTCGCGTCGCCACATTCCGCAGGCGTCCCCACCTCGGACCAGGCGCTCCATGGGGATGCCCCGGGGACCTGATTCTGGGAGTACCAGAGTGCGGTGTAGACGCCGCCCTCGTAGGTCACGGTGTCGCCGTTGGTGTAGACCGCGGCTGCGTCCCAGGCCTCGTCGCTGGGAGGCTCCTCGCCGCCGTCGTCGTCTCCATCCTCGTCCTCATCACTGTCGCCGGGGGTGCCGGCTTCGGAGAGGGCGAGGTCGGCCAGGATCGGATCGTGATCCGAGGAGCGCCACTGATCTGGTGCGTGGAGCAGGGTTCCCACGGAGTTGTAGCGGCTGTACTCCAGCGCGAGCGGTTCCACGGCGTTGATGTTCCAGATCTGCGTCTGGGCCACATCGCCGGCGGCGGCTTCGGTGGCGAAGAGGTGGTCCAGGGACCCCACGGCGCCGTCGTACATGTAGCTGTAGCCGCCGGTCTCCGCGGAGAGGTTCGTGTACCCGGCCTCGGTGATGACCTGGATCGGGTCCTCCAGCTCGTAGGAGTTGAAATCGCCCATCAGGAAGAGCTTCTCGGTTCCGGCATCGGCCTGCAGGGCGTCGGCGAAGGCCACCAGCGCCTCGGCCTGCCGGACCCGGTCCCCGTTGAAGGAGCCCTGCCCGTTCGTGTCGGCGTTGTCACCGGTGCCGCTGCCACCCTTGGACTTGAAGTGGTTCACGACGGCGAGGAAGCTCTCCGCGTCGTCGGTCGTCTCGCCGGAGCCGTCTACCTCCGTGAACTCCTGGGCCAGCGGTTCGCGTGCGTTGGAGAAGATCGCGTCCAGGTCCAGCTCCCCGAGCTGGCTCTGATCGAGGTCATCGACCCCGTCTTCGAAGAGGATGCGCGAATCGCCCTCGGGGGCGACCCGATCGGTGCGGTAGATGAACCCGTTGCGGATCACATCTTCTTCGGCGGGAACCTCCTCGGGAGATTCGACGTAGTCCCAGGTGCCGGCGCTGTTCTCGGCGCTGTTGAGCGCCTCGACCAGGGCTGCCAGCGCCCGGTCCCGATCACCGTCCTCGAAGAAGTACCGGGTGTTCTCGATCTCCTGGAGAGCGACGACGTCGGCATCGAGCCCGTCGATCGCCGCCACGATCTTGTCCTCCTGGCGTTCGAAGCTCTCCTGGCTGTAGGCGCCACGCGCGTCGCAGTAGTCGTTGGTGGTGGGGTTGCCGTCGATGTCGGTGTAGTACTCACATCCGGCCTCGTCCTCGCCGAGGGAGATGAAGTAGTTGAGCACGTTGAATCCGGCGATGCGCACATCTCCGGTCCGTTCCGCAGGGGACTCATTGCCCTCGCGGGTGTTCTCGAACTCTGCGGGCTGGACCTGCTCGGCCGTCTCCGGGGTGAGCTTGCTCAGCGGCTGCAGCCGCCATTCCTCGAACCGGTAGTCCATGATCACGTCGGTCTGCCACAGCACCTCGGCGCCGATGCGGATCGGATCCTCAAGCGTGAGATACGGCAGCGGCTGGTCACGGTCCTCGCTCCAGGCCTGCCAGGAGGTCGACGCCGCGTCGTCGAGGTAGATGACGCGCTCAGCGTTCTCAGCGGCCAGCGCCTCAGCCTCGGGGCCCGGGCGGAACGCCGAGGTGGGGTTCACCAGCGGCTCCTCTCCCACAACGATGCCGATCTCGCCGTACTGGTTCAGCGTGTAGTGGTCGGTGACCGTGTAGGTGCCCTGCGGGTCGATCAGCATGCCCAGCAGGGATTCGCGGTCCTCCGCGTTCTCCGGAACCTCCACGGAGGCGGGCTTGACCGCCTCGAAGGGCTCATCTTCGATCAGGCTGAACTCGTGGTGCGGGGTCTGCGTGGACTCCGGGTAGAGGCTGATCTGCGGAGCGTCGTAGTAGACCTCGGCGTCGCCGGTGATCTCGACGAAGTCGCCGACCTGCACGCGCTGCTCGGAGACCGACCACGGCGAATACACGAAGATCGCGTCCGAGGTCTCGTGCGTGCTCAGATCCACGTCCCCGCCGGACCCTGTGGTCTGCAGATAGAAGCCGTTGAAGCTCTGCTCCGCGGGGTACACGGCGGTCACCACGCCGCGAGTGGTCACGGCGAACTCCTCGTCATCGCCTGCCAACGTGGAGTTGATCTCGTCGATCTCCAGCTCCGTGGGATCCGTCTCGGGATCTGTGGGTTCTGGGTCGGTCGGCTCCGGGTCGGTCGGCTCGGGATCCGTGGGTTCAGGATCCGTAGGTTCCTCACCGGGCTCAGAGGGTTCAGGATCTGTGGGCTCAGGCTCAGGCTCCGCGCCGGGGCTGGTCTCGCCCGCGGCGTTGGTGGGCGAGGGAGTCCCTCGGGTGAAGTCCGCGGAGTTGTCGTCGGTATCGGATCCCCCGGTGCGGTTGAGCGACTGGGTGTTGGTCCCCGAGGTCGCCGCAGCGGTCTCGAAGGTGTTGGTGCTGCCGAAGCCCAGCAGGTCTGCCACCCCTTCGTGATCCACCACTGACTCCAGCGGCAGCCCCTCCAGAGTCTCGGCGGTGGTGGCGAGGATCAACGTCCCGCCAGCACCCGCACCGATCGCCGCACCGGTCTCGGCGTCAGCTGCCGGGAGCCCCGCGCCGTCGCCGCTGTTGCCTCCGCCCTGGATCAGGTAGTGCCCGTCGGGCTGGATCTCTCCGCTGAGCTCCACCGTGGATGTCGGCGCGCCGGTGGAGGACCGGGCACGGTACTGCAGCGACCAGTCGGTGAGGCTCACCGTCTCCTCGCAGGTGTTCAGCAGTTCGACGAAGCGGTGGGACAGTGCCGCCGAGCCGCTGCCGCCGTTGGGGAACGCCTCGTTGATCACGACGCAGTCTGCGCCGGAGACCTTCTCCGGGGCAGGAGTCTCGGGGGTGGCGAAGGCCGGGGCGGGTGCCAGCAGCGCGGTGCTCAGACCGACAGCTGCGAGTCCGCGGGCGAGGCGTCGTGGTCCTGGTGGGGGAGCATGGCTGGGGGATCTCATCAAGGCATAGTCCTCAGGTCAGTGCGAATGATCGGGCCGTGTTTCCTGGGTGAGCGAGTGAGCGCAGCCACATCGCGTCCCAGATCGCATCAAAGCAGTGTCATGTGAACGGCGTGCTACATGAAGGGAAATGTCCGACTCTCCCGGGCAGGACGGGCTGATCTGGGACCTCATATGTCCGACCGGACGACGCCGGCTGGACGCCTCGTATACCCCCTGGGGTATTATTTGGGTTCAGCATCGACCAAGGGAGAACGCCATGTGCCGTGCAGTGACCTGCAAGACCTGCGGAAAGACCACCTGGGCAGGCTGTGGCCAGCATGTCGACGAGGTGATGCGCGAGGTGAGCTCCACTCAGCGTTGCCCCGGACACGAGCCGGAACCGCGCAGCGGATTCTTCGCCCGCCTGCTCGGTCGCTGAGCCTGACCAGGGACCAGGAGCTGAGGACCGGAACAGGAGCCGTTCGCCTTGAGGGCAGACGCATCGAGCGGCCGAGGCCGACACGCGAAAAGGGTCCGTCACCGAGACGCTGTCTCAGTGACGGACCCTTTCGGTTCCGCGGAGGATGGGGTGTTGAGTCTCAATACATATTCAAGGGATGTCTCAATACATCGGAAAGGTTCCGGTGGCCGATCATGATTGATGACCAAGCGCAAGCAGATCATCACAGCGGTCAACAGAGGCACGATGTCTCAAGCCCAGGCTGCACGGGCCTACGGGGTCTCGGAATCGATGGTTTCCAAACTCTTGAGACAGTGGGCCCGAGAAGGCGAGGCGGCGTTCTACACCAAGACCCGCAGACCCCATTCACACCCTGCCGCGACGGGCCAGGAGGTCATCACCGAGATCACCCGACTGCGGACTGAGCTGGTGGCCCAGGGCCTGGACGCAGGCCCGGCCACGATCAGAGATCACCTGCGCAAGAACCTCTCCGAGAATCAGACCCCGTCCCGGGCGAGCATCGCGCGGATCCTGAACCGGCAGAACCTGGTGGCACCCGCGCCGAAGAAACGACCGAAATCCTCGCTGCTCAGATTCGAAGCAGAACTGCCTAACGGGTGCTGGCAATCAGATGTCACCAAGATCGTCCTTGCCGACGGGAAGATCGCCGAGGTGATCACCTGGCTCGATGACTACTCCAGAATGGTGGTGCATCTGCAGGCACATCTGCGGGTCACGGTGGACACTGTGATCTCCTCCTTCACCGTCGCCGCAGGTCAGCACGGGATTCCAGCGGCCACACTGACCGATAACGGGCTGGTCTACACCACCCGGTTCCGGGGCGGGCCCAACCGGTTCGAGAAGCTGCTGCGCACCCACGACGTGATCCAGCGCAACGGTCGAGGCAATCATCCCCAGACCCAGGGCAAGGTCGAACGATTCCAACAGACGATGAAGAAATGGATCACTGCCCGCCCCGCGGCGGCCAGCATCACTGAGCTGAACCAGCTGCTGGGGGACTTCACCAGGATCTATAACACCGAGCGGATCCACTCAGCACGCCGCGCAACCCCTTATGCGGCCTATATCGGTCGGCCCAAAGACTCTCCGGCACCGCTGCCCGAAGACACCACGAGGTACCTACAAGATCGGGTGGATAAGTTCGGCAAGCTCAGCATCCGCTACGACGGGCGGATGCGACATATCGGGATCGGGCGAACCCACGCGGGAACCCCCGTGGTGAAGATCATCAAAGATCGCCATGTGATCATCGCGGACAAACGCACCGGAGAGGTCTTGAGGGAACTGATCCTTGATCCCACACGGGACTACCAGCCCCGTGGATCCGGGCAAGAAGAAAGGCCCTGAACCGAGGGTTCAGGGCCTTTCCGATGTACTGAGACATCACATCCGCGGAGGATGGGGGATTTGAACCCCCGAGGGCGTGAACCCAACACGCGTTCCAAGCGTGCGCCATAGGCCGCTAGGCGAATCCTCCTGGCTGCTTCTCGCTGGCCTGCCTGATCGGCGCGGCCCTCGAGAGCAGACTTCATACTAGCGGAGATGCATCCCAGAATGCACATCGACTCCCCGTAGGATGGTCTACCGCCGCTGCGGGACCGAGAACCGACGCATGGATCGGCTGGAGCAGCGGTCCCGAGACAACGTCCCAGGAGAGGAGTCCAGGTGCACGCAGGACGTTACGCGCCCAGCCCCTCGGGTGACCTGCACCTGGGAAACCTGCGCACCGGAATGCTGGCCTGGCTCTTCGCGCGGTGGAGCGGACGGGAGTTCCTGCTGCGGTTCGAGGACTTGGATGCCGAACGCACCGTCGCCGGTGCCGAGGCCCAGCAGCTGGACGATCTGCGCGCGGTGGGTCTGACCTTCGACTCCCAGAACGGCCACGCCTCCACGAGGCAGTCCGAACGGCTGAGTCTCTACACAGAAGCCATCGAGCGGCTCACCGAGTCGGGGCTGACCTTTGAATGCTTCTGCTCACGCAGGGACATCCGGGAGGCCACCCGGGCGCCGCATGCGACTCCTGGGGTCTATCCCGGCACCTGCCGGAACCTCAGCGAGGAGGAACGCGCGCGCCGTCGTGCCGAGCGCCCGGCCTCGCTGCGGCTGCGCGCCGACCGGGACGACGACGGCGCCGCCCCGCAGGTCAGCGCCCAGGACCTGCTGCTCGGGGAGATCACCACCGGGGTGGATGACTTCGTGCTCCAGCGCAACGACGGCGCACCGGCCTACAACCTGGCAGTGGTGGTCGATGACCACCTCACCGGGGTGGATCAGGTGGTCCGCGGGGACGACCTCGCCGCCTCGGCGCCGAGCCAGGCCTACCTGCGCGGCCTGCTCTACGGGGCCGAGGCGGCGGCGGAGGTCGTCTACGCCCATGTGCCCCTGGTGCTCAATCCCGAGGGACGTCGCCTGGCCAAGCGGGACGGGGCAGTGACCCGCTCAGCGCTGCGGGGGCAGGGTCTGACGGACGAAGCCCTTCGCGACCTGCTGCTTGACTCGCTGGCCCTCCCCGCCGGACCGCTGACTGCGGCGTTGGCGTCCTTCGACCCACACAGCCTGCCGCGGGGGCCCTGGGTGTTCCGCCCGGCAGAGCTCTGATCACCGTCGGAAGAGCTGCAATCATGGGCGGAGCATGATCTTGCCCGTGCGGCCCTCAGCAAAGTTGGCGCGGGCGGCGTCCTGCACCTGCTCGAGGGGGTAGGAGGCCTCGGTGGTCAGCGGGATCGAACCGTCCGATGCGCGGGTGAGCAGTTCGGAGAAGAGCTCCCCGCGGCGCTGTGCGGAGAGCTCACCCATGACGCGGCTGCCCCAGAAGCCCCTGACCGTCACGTTCTTGAAGATGATCGTTCCTGAGTTCAACGCCATCGTGCCCCCGGCCATGGCGCCGAAGACCACCAGGGTGGCGTCTTCGCAGAGCTGAGACAGCACCTGATCGGCAGCCTCTCCGCCCACTGATTCGATGCCGGCGATGATCTTCGCTCCGCCGGTGATCTCAGCGACGCGCTCTTCCCATCCGGGCGTCTCGGTCGAGACGATCTGGTCGATCCCCTGGGTGGCGAGTTCCTCGACGGCGGCATCCCGGCGCACCAGGCCGAGGACGTTGATGCCTCGGGTGGGCGCCAGCTGTGCAAGGATCCGTCCCACGGCCCCATTGGCCGCGTTCTGGATGATCCAGTCGCCTTCCTTGAGATCCAGCCAGTCCAGCAGGGCGAGCGTGGAGAAGGGCATCGCGACGAGCTGAGCGGCGATCTCATCGGGTGCCGCCTCATCCACGGGGATGAGACCAGCGGCGGGAGCGAGGAAGTACTCGGCCC
Encoded proteins:
- the groES gene encoding co-chaperone GroES, which produces MSVSIKPLEDRIVVRPLEAEQTTASGLVIPDTAKEKPQEGKVVAVGPGRFDEKGKRIPVDVSEGDVVIYSKFGGTEVKVSGEEYLVLNARDVLAIIEK
- the gluQRS gene encoding tRNA glutamyl-Q(34) synthetase GluQRS; this translates as MHAGRYAPSPSGDLHLGNLRTGMLAWLFARWSGREFLLRFEDLDAERTVAGAEAQQLDDLRAVGLTFDSQNGHASTRQSERLSLYTEAIERLTESGLTFECFCSRRDIREATRAPHATPGVYPGTCRNLSEEERARRRAERPASLRLRADRDDDGAAPQVSAQDLLLGEITTGVDDFVLQRNDGAPAYNLAVVVDDHLTGVDQVVRGDDLAASAPSQAYLRGLLYGAEAAAEVVYAHVPLVLNPEGRRLAKRDGAVTRSALRGQGLTDEALRDLLLDSLALPAGPLTAALASFDPHSLPRGPWVFRPAEL
- a CDS encoding zinc-binding dehydrogenase, which gives rise to MRAVTHETFGEPWDVLQVSNVETPEPGPGEVRIRTLMSPIHNHDLWTIRGSYGFKPELPARAGTEAVGVIDAVGEGVEDLAVGQRVASGGTFGVWAEYFLAPAAGLIPVDEAAPDEIAAQLVAMPFSTLALLDWLDLKEGDWIIQNAANGAVGRILAQLAPTRGINVLGLVRRDAAVEELATQGIDQIVSTETPGWEERVAEITGGAKIIAGIESVGGEAADQVLSQLCEDATLVVFGAMAGGTMALNSGTIIFKNVTVRGFWGSRVMGELSAQRRGELFSELLTRASDGSIPLTTEASYPLEQVQDAARANFAEGRTGKIMLRP
- a CDS encoding DDE-type integrase/transposase/recombinase, producing the protein MTKRKQIITAVNRGTMSQAQAARAYGVSESMVSKLLRQWAREGEAAFYTKTRRPHSHPAATGQEVITEITRLRTELVAQGLDAGPATIRDHLRKNLSENQTPSRASIARILNRQNLVAPAPKKRPKSSLLRFEAELPNGCWQSDVTKIVLADGKIAEVITWLDDYSRMVVHLQAHLRVTVDTVISSFTVAAGQHGIPAATLTDNGLVYTTRFRGGPNRFEKLLRTHDVIQRNGRGNHPQTQGKVERFQQTMKKWITARPAAASITELNQLLGDFTRIYNTERIHSARRATPYAAYIGRPKDSPAPLPEDTTRYLQDRVDKFGKLSIRYDGRMRHIGIGRTHAGTPVVKIIKDRHVIIADKRTGEVLRELILDPTRDYQPRGSGQEERP
- a CDS encoding ExeM/NucH family extracellular endonuclease — protein: MRSPSHAPPPGPRRLARGLAAVGLSTALLAPAPAFATPETPAPEKVSGADCVVINEAFPNGGSGSAALSHRFVELLNTCEETVSLTDWSLQYRARSSTGAPTSTVELSGEIQPDGHYLIQGGGNSGDGAGLPAADAETGAAIGAGAGGTLILATTAETLEGLPLESVVDHEGVADLLGFGSTNTFETAAATSGTNTQSLNRTGGSDTDDNSADFTRGTPSPTNAAGETSPGAEPEPEPTDPEPSEPGEEPTDPEPTDPEPTDPEPTDPEPTDPETDPTELEIDEINSTLAGDDEEFAVTTRGVVTAVYPAEQSFNGFYLQTTGSGGDVDLSTHETSDAIFVYSPWSVSEQRVQVGDFVEITGDAEVYYDAPQISLYPESTQTPHHEFSLIEDEPFEAVKPASVEVPENAEDRESLLGMLIDPQGTYTVTDHYTLNQYGEIGIVVGEEPLVNPTSAFRPGPEAEALAAENAERVIYLDDAASTSWQAWSEDRDQPLPYLTLEDPIRIGAEVLWQTDVIMDYRFEEWRLQPLSKLTPETAEQVQPAEFENTREGNESPAERTGDVRIAGFNVLNYFISLGEDEAGCEYYTDIDGNPTTNDYCDARGAYSQESFERQEDKIVAAIDGLDADVVALQEIENTRYFFEDGDRDRALAALVEALNSAENSAGTWDYVESPEEVPAEEDVIRNGFIYRTDRVAPEGDSRILFEDGVDDLDQSQLGELDLDAIFSNAREPLAQEFTEVDGSGETTDDAESFLAVVNHFKSKGGSGTGDNADTNGQGSFNGDRVRQAEALVAFADALQADAGTEKLFLMGDFNSYELEDPIQVITEAGYTNLSAETGGYSYMYDGAVGSLDHLFATEAAAGDVAQTQIWNINAVEPLALEYSRYNSVGTLLHAPDQWRSSDHDPILADLALSEAGTPGDSDEDEDGDDDGGEEPPSDEAWDAAAVYTNGDTVTYEGGVYTALWYSQNQVPGASPWSAWSEVGTPAECGDATLPQWAPSSQFDGGETIVHEGVSYSAKWHTRNQEPGDPYGPWEETGSC
- the guaB gene encoding IMP dehydrogenase, whose amino-acid sequence is MTETHQQTSAAGTPEHDPFGFVGLTYDDVLLLPGATDVIPSEADTATRFSRNITLQSPVASAAMDTVTEAPMAIAMARQGGIGILHRNLSIEDQARQVDKVKRSESGMISDPVTITPDATIADLDELCAHYRVSGLPVVDAESKLLGIITNRDTRFIPRDQYLTTKVYEKMTPQPLITAHVGIPNEEVLRIFSEHRVEKLPLVDDDGVLQGLITIKDFDKADRYPQATKDEEGRLRVGAAVGFFGEGFERAMTLVEAGVDVLVVDTANGHTRGVLDMIARLKAEPRAAGVDVVGGQAATREAAQALIDAGADAIKVGVGPGSICTTRIVAGVGVPQVTAIYESAKAAIPAGVPLIADGGLQHSGDIGKALVAGADSVMLGSLLAGSAESPGDLVFYNGKQFKAYRGMGSMGAMQTRGKNTSFSKDRYFQADVPSDEKLIPEGIEGQVPYRGPLEVVFHQLTGGLRQTMFYVGAHTVEELKYKGRFVRVTSAGLKESHPHDIMMTVEAPNYRR
- a CDS encoding GuaB3 family IMP dehydrogenase-related protein — protein: MSNEIPIGLAKNGRRAWALDDVAIVPNRRTRSPQDVSLDWRIDAYSFTMPVIGAPMDSVMSPATAIELGRQGGLGVLNLEGLWTRYEDPEPVLAEIAALGADEVSAENTRRLQQLYSEPIRAELITARLAEIREAGVVVSGSLTPQRTQEFYRTVIEAGVDMFVIRGTTVSAEHVAQNGDPLNLKEFIYELDVPVIVGGAAGYTPALHLMRTGAAGVLVGFGGGAATTTRRAMGIRVPMATAISDIAAARRDYLDESGGRYVHVIADGGMGSSGDLVKALAMGADAVMLGTTLARAEEAPGRGWHWGLEAVHPDFPRGHRTRVGTVAPLQEVLWGPAHHTDGSSNLMGGLRHAMASTGYVDLKSFQRVDAIVSPMGQQTR